In Pseudoduganella albidiflava, a single window of DNA contains:
- the ubiB gene encoding ubiquinone biosynthesis regulatory protein kinase UbiB, with protein MILKFLRLFKILRVIVKYGLDEIAISGFDKPGINRFFDTAFFWRDISTARAIRLRMALEELGPIFVKLGQVLSTRSDLLPPDLIAELSKLQDRVPPFDSDLAVAQIERSLGAHPDQLFARFERVPVASASIAQVHFGALPDGTPVAVKVLRPGMKKLIDEDVALMNLAADMINRLWKDAHRLKMKEVVAEFDKYLHDELDLMREAANAAQLRRNFAESNLLMVPEMYWDYCSSDVITMERMTGIPVSQIDRLVEAGVDMKKLSSDGVEIFFTQVFRDGFFHADMHPGNILVSIDPATFGRYIALDFGIVGTLNDYDKDYLSQNFLAFFRRDYKRVAEAHIESGWAPKDTRVDELEAAVRACCEPIFDRPLKDISFGQILLRLFQTSRRFNVEVQPQLVLLQKTLLNIEGMGRVLDPDLDLWKTARPHLERWVSEQVGWRGLVDKLKAEAPRYSHILPQLPRLTHQALTALGERDNSTNELLRQLAEEQRRTNRLLSFFVYFVGAFVAGAVGFQAWLRWHGVM; from the coding sequence ATGATCCTGAAATTCCTTCGCCTGTTCAAAATCCTGCGCGTGATCGTCAAGTATGGCCTCGACGAAATCGCGATTTCCGGCTTCGACAAACCCGGCATCAACCGCTTCTTCGACACGGCCTTTTTCTGGCGCGATATCTCGACGGCGCGGGCCATCCGCCTGCGCATGGCGCTGGAAGAGCTGGGCCCCATCTTCGTCAAGCTGGGGCAGGTGCTGTCCACCCGCAGCGACCTGCTGCCTCCCGACCTGATCGCCGAACTGTCCAAGTTGCAGGACCGCGTGCCGCCCTTCGATTCCGACCTGGCGGTGGCGCAGATCGAACGTTCGCTGGGCGCCCACCCGGACCAGCTGTTCGCCCGTTTCGAGCGCGTGCCGGTGGCTTCGGCGTCGATCGCGCAGGTGCACTTCGGCGCGCTGCCGGACGGCACGCCGGTGGCCGTCAAGGTGCTGCGCCCCGGCATGAAGAAATTGATCGACGAGGACGTGGCCCTGATGAACCTGGCCGCCGACATGATCAACCGGCTGTGGAAGGATGCCCACCGCCTGAAGATGAAGGAAGTGGTCGCCGAGTTCGACAAGTACCTGCACGACGAGCTGGACCTGATGCGCGAGGCCGCCAACGCGGCCCAGCTGCGGCGCAACTTCGCCGAGTCGAACCTGCTGATGGTGCCCGAGATGTACTGGGATTACTGCTCCAGCGACGTGATCACGATGGAGCGCATGACCGGCATCCCCGTGTCGCAGATCGACCGGCTGGTGGAAGCCGGCGTCGACATGAAAAAGCTCAGCAGCGATGGCGTGGAGATTTTCTTCACGCAAGTGTTCCGCGATGGCTTCTTCCATGCCGACATGCACCCGGGGAATATCCTCGTGTCGATCGACCCGGCCACGTTCGGCCGCTACATCGCGCTGGACTTCGGCATCGTCGGCACGCTGAACGACTACGACAAGGATTACCTGTCGCAGAACTTCCTGGCGTTCTTCCGCCGCGACTACAAGCGGGTGGCCGAGGCCCACATCGAATCGGGCTGGGCGCCCAAGGATACCCGGGTCGACGAGCTGGAGGCGGCCGTGCGGGCGTGTTGCGAACCGATCTTCGACCGGCCGCTGAAGGACATCTCGTTCGGCCAGATTTTGCTACGCTTGTTCCAGACATCGCGCCGTTTCAATGTCGAGGTGCAGCCGCAGCTGGTGCTGCTGCAAAAGACGCTGCTCAATATCGAAGGCATGGGCCGCGTGCTGGACCCGGACCTGGATTTGTGGAAGACCGCGCGCCCGCACCTGGAGCGCTGGGTATCGGAGCAGGTGGGCTGGCGCGGGCTGGTGGACAAGCTGAAGGCGGAAGCGCCCCGGTATTCGCATATCCTGCCGCAGTTGCCGCGCCTGACGCACCAGGCGCTGACGGCGCTGGGCGAGCGCGACAACAGTACCAACGAGTTGCTGCGGCAACTCGCGGAGGAACAGCGACGCACCAACCGTTTACTGAGCTTTTTCGTTTATTTCGTCGGTGCATTCGTGGCTGGGGCCGTCGGCTTCCAGGCCTGGCTGCGCTGGCATGGAGTGATGTGA
- a CDS encoding ubiquinone biosynthesis accessory factor UbiJ: protein MFPFPSALPTLSMPAAATINHLLAQEPWARAELKQYAGRVARIDASPVELRLRVAADGMVEAATAGQAAAVTIRMKLSDLPLIAQNRERAFSYVQIEGDAEFANAISRLSQALRWEAEHDLEKLVGPVAAVRMVAGAKSALASLKNGHRKATENVAEYFLEENPVLVRPVTAQAFAGDVTRLRDDVERFAKRLEKLEQKINNKTKQSVHPR from the coding sequence ATGTTCCCATTCCCCAGTGCCTTGCCGACCCTGTCGATGCCGGCCGCCGCCACCATCAACCACCTGCTGGCGCAGGAGCCCTGGGCTCGCGCCGAGCTGAAGCAATACGCGGGCAGGGTTGCCCGCATCGATGCGTCGCCCGTCGAGCTGCGCCTGCGCGTGGCCGCGGACGGTATGGTCGAGGCCGCGACTGCCGGGCAGGCGGCCGCTGTCACGATCCGCATGAAACTGTCCGACCTGCCGCTGATCGCGCAAAACCGCGAGCGGGCGTTTTCCTATGTGCAGATCGAAGGCGATGCCGAATTCGCCAACGCGATCTCGCGGCTGTCGCAGGCGCTGCGCTGGGAGGCCGAGCACGACCTGGAGAAGCTGGTGGGGCCGGTGGCGGCGGTGCGCATGGTGGCAGGCGCGAAATCGGCGCTGGCATCGCTGAAGAACGGGCACCGCAAGGCAACGGAAAACGTCGCCGAGTACTTTCTCGAGGAAAATCCGGTGCTCGTGCGGCCCGTGACAGCCCAGGCCTTTGCCGGCGACGTCACGCGACTGCGCGACGATGTCGAGCGTTTCGCCAAGCGGCTGGAGAAGCTGGAACAGAAGATCAACAATAAAACCAAGCAAAGCGTCCACCCTCGATGA
- a CDS encoding Tim44 domain-containing protein, with protein MKLKRLLVGATLALAAISMTAELAARPMGGGKSFGRQSQSVKNMAPRQAQPATPQQQNAARPANQPTPAPAMPAKKPSMWKGILGGALLGLGLGALLSHLGIGGALASAIGTILTFALIAAAIFFIWRLIKGKSQGNRPQPASAYAGGFGGGNGGFGNATPQGGSATPEIGSRLQPSGFDLNKAAPAQAPHQQWGVPADFDQAAFLRHAKSNFIRLQAAWDKSDVNDIREFTTPEVFAELRMQIQERNGKADYTDVVEIEAELLGIENTGTEYVASVQFSGRVKPAPDALPEPLNEVWNLVKPVNGDAGWLLGGIQQVA; from the coding sequence ATGAAACTGAAAAGACTCCTGGTTGGCGCCACCCTCGCGCTGGCCGCCATCTCCATGACGGCGGAGCTTGCCGCGCGCCCGATGGGCGGTGGCAAATCGTTCGGCCGCCAGTCGCAGAGCGTGAAGAACATGGCGCCACGCCAGGCGCAGCCGGCCACGCCGCAGCAGCAGAACGCGGCGCGTCCCGCCAACCAGCCCACGCCGGCGCCGGCCATGCCGGCCAAGAAGCCGAGCATGTGGAAGGGCATCCTCGGCGGCGCACTGCTGGGCCTGGGCCTGGGCGCGCTGCTGTCGCACCTGGGCATCGGCGGCGCGCTGGCCAGCGCCATCGGCACGATCCTCACGTTCGCGCTGATCGCCGCGGCCATCTTCTTCATCTGGCGCCTGATCAAGGGCAAGTCGCAGGGTAACCGTCCTCAGCCGGCCAGCGCCTACGCCGGCGGTTTCGGCGGCGGCAATGGCGGCTTCGGCAACGCAACGCCGCAGGGTGGCTCGGCCACGCCGGAAATCGGTTCGCGCCTGCAGCCGTCCGGTTTCGACCTGAACAAGGCAGCGCCGGCACAGGCGCCGCACCAGCAATGGGGCGTGCCGGCCGACTTCGACCAGGCCGCGTTCCTGCGCCATGCCAAGAGCAATTTCATCCGCCTGCAGGCCGCCTGGGACAAGAGCGACGTGAACGATATCCGTGAATTCACGACGCCGGAAGTGTTTGCCGAACTGCGCATGCAGATCCAGGAACGCAACGGCAAGGCCGACTACACGGACGTGGTGGAAATCGAAGCCGAACTGCTGGGCATTGAAAACACGGGAACCGAGTATGTTGCCTCGGTGCAGTTCTCCGGCCGCGTCAAGCCGGCCCCGGATGCACTGCCGGAACCGCTGAACGAAGTGTGGAACCTGGTCAAGCCGGTCAACGGCGATGCCGGCTGGCTGCTGGGCGGTATCCAGCAGGTCGCCTGA
- the ubiE gene encoding bifunctional demethylmenaquinone methyltransferase/2-methoxy-6-polyprenyl-1,4-benzoquinol methylase UbiE: protein MTNTTHFGYKTVNEDEKVKEVAKVFHSVAAKYDVMNDLMSGGLHRIWKTFTIANAGVRPGMKVLDIAGGTGDLAKAFAKQAGPTGEVWLTDINESMLRVGRDRLLNKGLVTPTLLCDAEKLPFPDNYFDRVSVAFGLRNMTHKDQALAEMRRVLKPGGKLLVLEFSKVAEPLQKPYDLYSFSVLPWLGKRIANDSESYRYLAESIRMHPDQETLKTMMQAAGLERVQYYNLTAGVAALHTGIKL, encoded by the coding sequence ATGACCAACACCACCCATTTCGGCTACAAGACCGTCAACGAGGATGAGAAAGTAAAGGAAGTCGCCAAGGTCTTCCATTCCGTCGCCGCCAAGTACGACGTGATGAACGATCTGATGTCCGGCGGCCTGCACCGCATCTGGAAGACGTTCACCATTGCCAACGCGGGCGTGCGCCCGGGCATGAAGGTGCTGGACATTGCCGGCGGCACGGGCGACCTGGCCAAGGCATTCGCGAAGCAGGCGGGGCCGACTGGCGAAGTCTGGCTCACCGATATCAACGAATCGATGCTGCGCGTGGGCCGCGACCGGCTCTTGAACAAGGGTCTCGTGACCCCCACCTTGTTGTGTGATGCGGAAAAGCTGCCGTTCCCCGACAATTATTTCGACCGTGTCAGCGTGGCCTTCGGCTTGCGCAACATGACGCACAAGGACCAGGCGCTGGCGGAAATGCGCCGCGTGCTCAAGCCCGGCGGCAAGCTGCTGGTGCTGGAATTCTCGAAAGTCGCGGAACCGCTGCAAAAACCGTATGACCTGTATTCGTTCTCGGTGTTGCCATGGCTGGGCAAGCGCATCGCCAACGATTCGGAAAGTTACCGTTACCTTGCTGAATCGATCCGCATGCACCCCGACCAGGAAACGCTGAAGACGATGATGCAGGCGGCAGGACTGGAGCGGGTCCAGTATTACAACCTGACGGCAGGTGTGGCCGCTTTACATACCGGCATCAAACTGTAA
- a CDS encoding LLM class flavin-dependent oxidoreductase, with the protein MAARKQLSLTAFLMRHGHHVAAWRHPDTDLVSPPFEVYRDAVQRAERACLDAVFLADSVALTGAPSVEPVTLLSALAAVTSRIGLVATATTTYNEPYTVARQFASLDSISNGRAGWNLVTSDNAAEAANFGRERHVDHAARYARAREFHDVVDGLWQGWEEGAFVNDKAGGRLLDSAKVRRLDYRGEHFAVSGPLNVPPSPQGKPVVVQAGSSETGRELAAATADVVFTAQATLADAQAFYRDMKGRVERHGRAPDSLRIMPGIFAVVGTSEQEAQDKFGLLQGLIEPGAGLALLGRMIGNFDLSGYPLDGPLPDLPVTQDGQRSRQQLLTAIAQGENLSIRQLYERIAGGRGHFTVIGTPEQVADQMQAWFESGAADGFNLMPPTLPGGLDDVLRLVVPELQRRGLFRTRYEGTTLRSHLGLREGK; encoded by the coding sequence ATGGCCGCGCGCAAGCAACTGAGCCTGACGGCTTTCCTGATGCGCCACGGCCACCACGTGGCGGCGTGGCGGCATCCCGATACCGATCTCGTGTCGCCGCCGTTCGAGGTCTATCGCGACGCCGTGCAGCGCGCCGAACGGGCTTGCCTGGACGCTGTCTTCCTGGCCGACAGCGTGGCGTTGACGGGTGCGCCGTCGGTCGAGCCGGTCACGCTGCTGTCGGCGCTGGCCGCCGTCACCAGCCGCATCGGCCTGGTCGCCACGGCCACCACCACCTACAACGAGCCGTACACGGTGGCGCGCCAGTTCGCCTCGCTCGACAGTATCTCGAACGGCCGCGCGGGCTGGAACCTGGTCACCTCCGACAATGCCGCGGAAGCCGCGAACTTCGGCCGCGAACGCCATGTCGACCATGCCGCGCGCTATGCCCGGGCCCGCGAATTCCATGACGTGGTCGACGGCCTGTGGCAAGGCTGGGAAGAGGGGGCGTTCGTCAACGACAAGGCGGGCGGCCGGCTGCTCGACTCGGCGAAGGTCCGCCGCCTGGATTATCGCGGCGAGCACTTTGCCGTGTCCGGACCGCTCAACGTGCCCCCCAGCCCGCAGGGCAAGCCGGTGGTGGTGCAGGCCGGCAGTTCGGAGACGGGCCGCGAGCTGGCCGCCGCCACGGCCGACGTGGTGTTCACGGCACAGGCAACGCTGGCCGATGCGCAGGCGTTCTACCGCGACATGAAGGGGCGGGTCGAGCGGCACGGCCGTGCGCCGGACAGCCTGCGCATCATGCCAGGGATCTTTGCCGTCGTTGGCACATCGGAGCAGGAGGCGCAGGACAAGTTCGGCCTGCTGCAGGGCCTGATCGAGCCCGGCGCGGGCCTGGCACTGCTGGGGCGCATGATCGGCAACTTCGACCTGTCGGGCTATCCGCTCGACGGCCCGCTGCCGGACTTGCCGGTCACGCAGGATGGCCAGCGCAGCCGCCAGCAATTGCTGACCGCGATCGCGCAGGGTGAGAATTTATCGATCCGGCAACTGTATGAGCGCATTGCCGGTGGCCGCGGCCATTTCACCGTGATCGGCACGCCGGAGCAGGTGGCGGACCAGATGCAGGCGTGGTTCGAAAGCGGCGCGGCGGATGGCTTCAACCTGATGCCACCGACCTTGCCGGGCGGGCTGGATGATGTACTGCGCCTGGTCGTGCCGGAATTGCAACGGCGCGGATTGTTCCGCACTCGTTACGAAGGCACGACCTTGCGCAGCCACCTGGGGCTGCGGGAGGGGAAGTAA